In Bacteroidota bacterium, a single genomic region encodes these proteins:
- a CDS encoding recombinase family protein: MKKRVIIYTRVSTDEQNNGYSPADQKDKLYRFCENNDLDVVGFYHDDESAKTFNRPEWIKIMKFIKMNKGFVDYIYFLKWDRFSRNVAEAFIEIKELRKLGVEPRAIEQPLDFKIPESKIMLSIYLAAPEVDNDRRALNVFHGIRRGKKEGRWLGKCIKGYKNARDENNKPIIIPEGGQKEVLVKKAFAEFATGLYNIEQLRGKLNKEGFKANRNSFWMMLRNKGYIGKVLVPAYENEKEEWVQGKHKPLIDEQTFYIVQDILAGRKKNIPNKFRTQRDELPLRGFLLCPQCGKRLTGSASTGRKGDKFFYYHCSKGCKERQVAEIANHEFENILSKFKSNELAIKLQGAVLKDRLQKKNNDGKAELVRVAKEIAKQKVRIQNAKELMLDGEFSATDYKNMKLEIEEKIDSLTREEANLRVGSENQSAKVQQCLEILVNLHQYYVSGDTSKKQSIIGSIFPEKLTFENQKYRTTKVNWVVAMLCSNIKDFKDNKKGKGLFSNNLSLRVVLMDIDMPVVNGIEGLKLIRKNCPEVMVLMQTVFEEEEKIFEAIRAGAQGYFLKKTPPSKLIDGIRDAFEGGAPMSAAVAKKVLEVFQLQTQVYNTKRFDLTDREVEILAHLAKGMSYKMIAEACGITWHTVNSHSKKIYEKLHVHSASEAVAKAIEQRII; encoded by the coding sequence ATGAAAAAAAGGGTAATAATTTACACTAGGGTATCGACCGATGAGCAAAATAATGGTTACAGTCCGGCTGACCAGAAAGATAAACTCTATAGGTTTTGCGAAAACAATGACCTAGATGTTGTAGGCTTTTATCATGACGATGAAAGTGCGAAAACATTTAACCGCCCTGAGTGGATTAAGATTATGAAGTTCATTAAAATGAATAAGGGTTTTGTGGATTATATTTATTTTTTGAAATGGGACAGGTTCTCTCGCAATGTTGCTGAAGCTTTTATTGAAATTAAGGAATTAAGAAAACTTGGTGTTGAGCCTAGGGCTATTGAACAGCCACTTGATTTTAAAATCCCTGAAAGTAAAATTATGCTCTCAATATACCTTGCTGCTCCAGAAGTAGATAATGATCGTAGGGCTCTAAATGTGTTTCATGGCATTAGAAGAGGTAAAAAAGAAGGTCGCTGGCTAGGTAAATGTATTAAGGGTTATAAGAACGCAAGGGACGAAAACAATAAACCTATAATTATTCCTGAAGGTGGTCAAAAAGAAGTATTGGTAAAGAAAGCCTTTGCCGAATTTGCGACAGGTTTATATAACATTGAACAATTGCGTGGAAAGCTAAATAAAGAAGGTTTTAAAGCAAATCGAAATTCCTTTTGGATGATGCTTCGCAATAAGGGATATATTGGGAAGGTTTTAGTTCCTGCCTATGAAAATGAAAAGGAAGAATGGGTGCAAGGAAAACATAAGCCCTTAATTGATGAACAAACATTTTATATAGTTCAGGATATCCTCGCTGGGCGAAAAAAGAATATCCCCAATAAGTTTAGAACACAAAGAGATGAATTGCCATTGAGGGGTTTTCTTTTATGTCCACAATGCGGAAAGAGGCTAACAGGCTCCGCATCTACCGGACGCAAAGGAGATAAATTTTTCTACTACCATTGTTCCAAGGGCTGTAAAGAAAGGCAGGTAGCTGAAATTGCTAATCACGAATTTGAAAACATACTTTCTAAATTTAAATCGAATGAGCTTGCTATTAAGTTACAAGGAGCTGTTTTAAAAGATAGATTGCAGAAAAAAAATAATGATGGCAAGGCTGAGTTGGTAAGAGTAGCGAAAGAAATTGCGAAACAGAAAGTAAGAATACAAAATGCAAAGGAGTTGATGTTAGATGGTGAATTTTCTGCCACCGATTACAAGAACATGAAATTGGAGATTGAAGAAAAGATTGATTCTTTAACAAGAGAAGAAGCAAATCTAAGGGTAGGAAGCGAAAATCAGTCAGCAAAGGTTCAACAATGCTTAGAGATACTTGTAAACCTCCATCAATACTACGTTTCAGGAGATACTTCCAAAAAACAGAGTATTATTGGTTCGATATTTCCCGAAAAGCTGACTTTTGAAAATCAAAAGTATCGAACCACAAAAGTGAATTGGGTTGTCGCCATGCTTTGCAGCAATATAAAGGACTTTAAAGACAATAAAAAAGGGAAAGGTTTGTTTTCTAACAACCTTTCCCTTAGAGTGGTGCTAATGGATATTGATATGCCGGTAGTAAATGGTATTGAGGGCTTGAAACTGATTCGTAAAAACTGTCCGGAAGTGATGGTGTTGATGCAAACTGTTTTTGAAGAAGAGGAGAAAATATTCGAGGCTATTCGTGCGGGTGCACAAGGATATTTTTTAAAGAAAACACCCCCTTCCAAACTAATTGATGGAATTCGGGATGCTTTTGAAGGCGGTGCTCCTATGAGTGCAGCAGTTGCCAAAAAAGTGTTGGAAGTTTTTCAACTCCAAACGCAAGTTTACAATACAAAACGATTTGATTTAACAGATAGAGAAGTAGAAATTTTAGCACATCTTGCTAAAGGCATGAGCTATAAAATGATTGCCGAAGCATGTGGAATTACCTGGCATACGGTTAATTCTCATTCCAAAAAAATTTATGAAAAATTGCATGTTCACTCTGCCTCTGAAGCCGTGGCAAAAGCAATTGAACAAAGGATTATTTAA
- a CDS encoding T9SS type A sorting domain-containing protein, protein MVKSSFDVIIKKSFLFLFLFLYVTCRLIAQPTLSLDWEYKEAIGRSAFIKRDYQGDIITIGTGGNNIFGNYVNLLIVKHDSAGNLLWERSFEDTIGGLMLPYDFKLDSLNNIYVCGRAHNNSQFKEGFLVKYDANGNFKWNGYYGAAQNMAGEFNKMTIFNNRSIYVAGKMDSLSGLGNRMAFLNRYDANGNLIWAKADSLAYNQEGKMAEVDKYGNPYLIGYTSCCAPGGKMFVEKFDSIGNKIWRTVVIDTTYQFGYPICSTIDDSSNVYIGGDVQGLNVTSGFDSGVLKIDSNGNILWFSKFISSPSNQVWETPLGIIVDNNLNCYVYGNAYGAFIVKYDKKGIQKWNKLGNGANGNNYFVLIKAFSISQTELIIGGYGNSQAFPNNFITISLDTAGNNNWSAYFPYQNNSNTSGFIAYDSAFYFAGGISDTNFVLEDSLFVKKFNFSFANRIIDYTKAQSLLIFPNPFTSAVTLDWQDLSLSNVKIIIRNSLGEISIFEKTTKPSIFNLEHLSKGVYFVELYSNDRLILESKMVKY, encoded by the coding sequence ATGGTAAAATCTTCTTTTGATGTTATTATAAAAAAGAGTTTTTTGTTTTTGTTTTTGTTTTTATATGTCACTTGCAGATTGATTGCTCAGCCAACTCTAAGTTTGGATTGGGAATATAAAGAAGCTATTGGTCGAAGCGCTTTTATTAAAAGAGACTACCAAGGCGACATTATAACTATTGGTACTGGAGGCAACAATATATTTGGAAACTATGTTAATCTTCTAATTGTAAAACATGACTCTGCTGGTAACCTATTGTGGGAACGTTCATTTGAAGACACGATTGGCGGATTAATGCTTCCATACGACTTTAAATTAGATAGTTTAAATAATATATATGTATGCGGAAGAGCTCATAATAATTCCCAATTTAAAGAGGGCTTTTTGGTTAAGTATGATGCTAATGGCAATTTTAAATGGAATGGCTACTATGGAGCTGCTCAAAATATGGCTGGTGAATTTAATAAGATGACAATCTTTAACAATCGGAGCATTTATGTAGCAGGAAAAATGGATTCATTAAGTGGATTAGGTAACCGTATGGCTTTTTTAAATAGATATGATGCGAATGGAAATTTAATTTGGGCTAAAGCCGATAGTCTAGCTTACAACCAAGAAGGTAAAATGGCCGAAGTAGATAAGTACGGAAACCCCTACCTGATTGGCTACACAAGTTGTTGCGCGCCAGGGGGTAAAATGTTTGTTGAAAAATTTGACTCTATTGGTAACAAAATTTGGAGGACTGTGGTAATTGATACGACATATCAATTTGGTTATCCCATTTGTTCTACGATTGATGATTCTTCAAATGTCTATATAGGGGGAGACGTTCAAGGTCTGAATGTTACAAGTGGTTTTGATAGTGGAGTTTTGAAAATTGATAGTAACGGGAATATACTTTGGTTCTCAAAGTTTATTTCGAGTCCGAGTAATCAAGTCTGGGAAACCCCTTTGGGTATTATTGTTGATAATAACCTTAATTGTTATGTTTATGGTAATGCATATGGCGCATTTATAGTTAAATATGACAAGAAAGGTATTCAAAAGTGGAATAAACTAGGTAATGGCGCAAATGGGAATAATTATTTTGTTTTAATTAAGGCTTTTTCAATAAGTCAAACAGAATTAATTATTGGGGGTTATGGCAATTCACAAGCATTCCCCAACAATTTTATAACTATATCTTTAGATACTGCTGGCAATAATAACTGGTCAGCATATTTCCCGTATCAAAATAATAGTAATACTTCCGGCTTTATTGCTTATGACTCTGCTTTTTACTTCGCAGGAGGAATTTCAGATACAAATTTTGTTTTAGAGGATTCATTATTTGTCAAAAAATTTAATTTTTCTTTCGCAAACAGAATCATTGATTATACAAAGGCACAAAGTTTATTAATTTTTCCAAATCCATTTACTTCTGCTGTTACATTAGATTGGCAAGATTTATCACTTTCGAATGTCAAGATTATCATACGAAACTCTCTGGGTGAAATTTCAATATTTGAAAAAACTACAAAACCCTCGATATTTAACTTAGAACATTTATCTAAAGGAGTCTATTTTGTTGAATTGTACTCAAATGATAGGTTAATACTAGAATCTAAAATGGTGAAATATTGA